Genomic window (Prevotella melaninogenica ATCC 25845):
TAATGTTTGTATCTTCATATCAAGTTCGCGTAATTGCTTAGACAAGTCATCAATCTTCTTACTTAAAGGCTTGATATCTATGGTTGTTACCATTTTAATTTCAGAACGGCTGTAACGCTCCTGAGATTCTGATGCTTTATTAAATATTTCTCGGAGTGACGTAATACGCATAGAAAGAATATCACGTTCTGCCATCATTTCTGTAATTGTACGCCCTTCACTAATAGTATTCATGTTAGTCTTGTTAATCTTGAAGATTAAAGCGAAAAGAGTCTTCAGACAAGCATCCATCTCTTTCATCAACTCCTTAGGTTCTTCAGAAGGAGAATCTCCTTCCTGTACTCGAACATTATTCAGTATTCTACTTTTAAGCTGTTCTATTCTTTTTTGTGTATCTTTACGAATAGCTAATGCTTCTGCTAATTTCATTGTGATATGTATTTTTGTAATTATTCTGTTATATTCTGGTTATTCTTACGTGCTTCGTCAAACTTGGCTTTCATTGTAGGATTCATGTGCGTTAGCCTACGTATAGTAAGATCGTCTGTGTCTTTATTAGCAAGACGAAGGTTGTTCTCACTACTTAAAAGTTCCTCACGTACCTTTTGAAGTTTTATAATTGTAGCATCAATATCCTTAATAGCATCATTAAACTTCTTAGATGCCATTTCATAATGTCGTCCAAACTTAGTTTTGAAGTCTTCTATCTTATTTTCAAAGTTGGTGACATCCACCTCTTTGCTTTGTGAAAGAATCAGTTGCTTCTTATATTCTAAACTCTTCTTTGACGTTTGTACAAGAAGATTGATAAATGGAACGAAGAACTGTGGTCGAATAACATACATCTTTGGGTACAGATGACTCTTGTTTACAATACCAGTATTATAAAGTTCATTATCAGCTTCAAGAAGACTGACTAAAACAGCAAACTCACAACCTTTCTTTTTACGGTCATCATCAAGCTTTTTCAAGAAGTCATCGTTTTTATGTTTAGTGGCAGTAGTATCCATTTCGTTCTTCATTTCAAACATGATAGAGATATACTCCGTACCATCTTCTTCTGCACGAAAGATGAAGTCTCCCTTTGTACCATCGCTTGCATCATTGTCTTTCTCAAAGTATGCAGTAGGCATCATTGGTCGAATATACTGGTCAAACTCAATACTACAATGCTGTTCAAGCGTCTCACCAACCATTTTGGTAGACATCTTGGTTTTCAAATCTTTATAGTAGTCCACTAAATCCTGCTTCATTCGAAGTTCATTCTCATGATGTTTGATGAGTGATGCCTCATGAAGTTGTGCTTCACGCTTCTCTAATTCTACTGCAGAACGAAGCTGAGAGATTTCTGTGTCCTTTGCTTGAACCTCCTTTTGAGCTTTACTACGTTCCTCAATGAGCACAAGTTGCAACTTATTATCATTCTGTTCTATGACAGAGTTAAGCTTAGATATTTCCTGTTCCTTCTCTGCCAAAGCAATCATCATCTCATTTTTCTTCTGAGTTGCAATGTTTTCTAACTGTGTTTTAAGCACCTCTATCTCAGCTGAGAATGAACTTTTTAGCCTCGTAAGTTCGCTTTCTTTCTCACTTTTCAGACGTTCAATCTCAGCATCTTTTGCACCAAGTTCAAGTTCTTTCTTAGAGAGTTGGTGCTGAAAGGTTTGTTCTGTCTTTGCAGTTGCTAAGGCTTGTTCTGCCTTGTGCTGCTCATGAAGCTCAGCTATACGACGGTTAACCTCCTCGTTAAACTCTGTATTCTTTACTTGATTAACGATGGAAGCATAGTCTGCTTCATCAACAGTAAATGCCTTATGGCAGTTAGGGCATATTAATTCTTTCATAAATCTGATATCTTTAGATATTTGAAAAGTCTACTCACAGAATTCTGACCATAAATATTTCTATTGTTCTTCGTCATTCAATCTGCATCGATATTTATGTTAGCTATAAAATAAACAAGCCGAATGCGAATATACAAAATTAATTGCTCATTCTGAATGATTAAGCAAGAAAAATAATAAATAGCATGTTAAATTATTGGATTCACTATTATTACCAACAGAAATGACCCTATAAAGGAATGTTGATTATTGTTTAATAGAATCTAAAATTAGATTATTTGCAAATGAATAAGTCTAATAAAATGGCATAGTCTTTATCTTATTTCAATATGTCCATTGGTTTAAAAGATTCTAATATGAATAGGATGAAAGAACCCTTGATTAACTTTCTTATTACAAGAAACAATGCTCAGTAATTGCTTTTACCAATATCTGGTGAAACGTTTACTGAGCATTAAGAATATCTATATATCTTCTTCAATAGGTATCAGACAGATGTACTACTGATAAAATAAACTTTACATCTGATAATCCTTTGCCAAACCTCCAGCACTTGTTTCCTTATAAAGAGACGGAATATCATGTCCAGTCTGCTTCATAACCTCTACAACACGGTCAAATGAAACGCGATGGCTACCATCACTGAAGGATGCATAAAGCTGAGCATCTAATGCACGACAAGCTGCAAAAGCATTACGTTCAATACAAGGAATCTGTACTAAACCACACACGGGGTCACATGTCATACCTAAATGGTGCTCCAAACCCATTTCTGCAGCATACTCGATCTGAGATGGACTACCACCAAACAACTGACAAGAAGCTGCTGATGCCATTGCACAAGCTACTCCAACTTCACCCTGACAACCTACTTCTGCACCTGAAATAGAAGCATTATATTTTACTATATTACCAAAAAGACCTGCTGTTGCAAGTGCATGTAATATCTTAGTTTCTGAAAAATCATGTCCCTTTGATAGGTGATACAGGACTGCAGGAACTACGCCACAGGCACCACAAGTAGGTGCGGTCACAATCGTACCACCAGAGGCATTCTCCTCACTAACTGCCAAAGCGTATGAATAAACCATTCCTCGACTCTGCAAAGAAGGCTTATATCCACGTGCCTTTATATAATAATTAGGTGCTTTACGAGCAAGGTTCAATGGACCAGGTAAGGCTCCTTCACTGTCAAGACCACGCTCAACAGCAGCTTGCATTGTTTTCCAGACTTCACGCAGATAGTCCCATAAATCATCCCCCTCACAATGTTTTACATACTCCCAATAACCACGTCCATGATGTTCACACCATGTTTGGATATCTTTAAGTGTATGCAAATCATAGACAGACTCCTTATGGAAGTAGTCGTCTGTGGCCTTTCCTTCTGACAAAGCACCACCTCCAACACTGTATACAGTCCATTCGTCTAAGAGATCTTGACTGTTATTATAGGCACGAAACAACATGCCATTTGGATGATAAGGAAGGAAGACCGAAGGTTCCCATACTATTTCTACTGGTGCTATTTGCTTTAGTACGTCAATAATGGCCTTATCTGTCATGTGCCCCTTACCTGTGGCAGCCAAGCTTCCATATAATGTAACTTCAAATCTTGATGCTTCTGGATGACGTTCTGCAAAGATTATTGCTGCACGCTGTGGTCCCATCGTATGACTACTTGATGGACCCTTACCGATTCTAAATATCTCTCTTAATGATTCCATATATGGTTGTCCCAAATACTTCTTATTTACTATTCTGCTGCAAATGTACGAAAAAAAACGTCAATTATGCAGAAATGCATCTTATAAATTGTCGAATATGATTTTTATTATCTAAAACCGATTCCTATAGTTTATATTTCTAATTTTCCTTTTTAAGCGGTTATTATGAGGATAGGGCGTTATCAAATATTTATTTAATGAAATAGAATTACCCTGTCTATCCATTACCATGACTCTCGTATTTTGCAGGTTACCCTCCTATTAATTGTTATTTGTAAATAATTTTCACACAACTCGAATCTAAAACATGCTCTTTAGGCTTCTTAAAGACGCCTAATAGACTTGCAATAGGTGCCCTTTTGAGGTCTTATTAACGCCCTTTTGAAGTCCAATTAAGCACCTTTTCTTGTACGAGTTTATAACAACTTGATTTCCTGTTGGTTACAAATCCTCTCTTCATACGTGTTTTTACCTTTGTTTATTGATATGTTATTCGAAATTATGTCATGATTTTTCATATTGCTATTAACATTTTCATAGTAATTAATATAAAAATGTTTTCTATGTCAGAGACATGAAAATTAAGCAGGTCGTTTGACAGCCTTGGCAATATATTCATTGTAATTCATATTGCAATCTTAGTGGTTTGGTTTAAACGGATAAGCTTAAATAATTCTATTAAGTTCGATATTTTATCCCCCCTACTCTACCTTTTTGTTTCTTTTTTTAGTCAAGAAAGTGTTTTATCATGTGTTTTTTGTATCTTTGCGCAGATAATTATAAAGATTTAGAATGAAACATTTCGCCCTCCTACTGTCGATTTTTTCATTGCTGACAGTGGCTTGTACTGATAAAAAAAGTACAGAAGAGCCAGTTGCAAAGGTTATTGATACGATTCCAATGTTGGTAACACAGGTACAGCAATGTTCACGACTTTACACGACAGAATACCGTATTCATAAGATTATCACTCATGATGATAAGATGAAACTGTCTGGCTCGTTCATGAAGCAAGACTTCAGTGTGACTTTACCATTAGGTGATCGTCGAATTGCAATTCCAATGGACGCTACATTGAAAGCCTACATAGACTTATCTGGTTTTAGTGATAAGAATATTCAACGCCAAGGAAAGGAACTTCTCATTACCCTACCCGATCCAAAGATTGTTCTTACTTCAACAAAGATTAATCATAAGGAGGTGAAGGAATATGTGGCACTGACACGTCATAACTTTACGGATGCTGAACTTACAAGTTATGAGGCACAAGGAAGAAAACAGATTATAGCTTCTATACCACAGATGGGTATCATCGAACAGGCACAAGAAAGTGCTGCACGACAGCTTGTTCCGATCTTTACTGCTATGGGTTATAAAGAATCTGACATAACTGTCTCATTCCGCAAAAAGTTTACTCTGAAGGATTTAGGACAGGTGATTGAAGTAAATAAAAAGGATTGAAAATGGAAACAAGAACACCTGACAATATAATGACAGAGCAAAAGAAGAATGATATTAAGCCGAATAAGAAAGGACTTCTTAGTCGTTTCTTATCATTTAATAAAGGCTGTCTGCTGACCTTTTTAATCATCATTAGTATTTGTGTCGGTCTATTTTATTGGTTTAATTCATCCAATAAAATAAGTATATCTGCTGATCAGCGTATTGATATAACGCCAACACAGATACAACAAATACAAGATATAGGTCAATGGGAATTTCTTGCAATCAATGATGAAGAACTCATAGATACGGTGAGTCGTGGCTTCTTCTCTGACTCAGAACTTGTGCGTATCTATTATGGTACGGTTCGTTTAGGTGTTGACTTGCATCAGACAGAACCTCATTGGCTTCGTGTTGAGAATGACAGTGTTATCGTTGCAAAGTTGCCACCTATTGGATTACTTGACACTAACTTTATCGACGAGGCTAAATCACGCTCATTTTTTGAGAAAGGAGACTGGACTTCGGCTGATCGTGAACAACTCTATAATCGCGCCTATAAAAAGATGTTAGCTCGTTGTATGACAGCTGAGAATATTAGGATAGCTGAGAAAAATGCTAAGCAGCAGTTTACTCAGTTCCTCCGTTCTATGGGCTATAAAAATATTAAGGTTGAGTTTGTCACAAAGAAACAATAACAAACACAGTTATTAGGAACTTTTCAGCTTTATAATTGAGAGGGTTATAAGAGGATAGTGGCATCAGAAGAAACAACACAACATATAGAAAGCATGACAGAAGGCGCTCCTTCACGTGCTATCTTGAAATTTGCAATACCTCTCATTCTTGGTTATATATTGCAGCAAATGTATCTAATTATTGATGCCGCAATAGTAGGAAGATGGATAGGTGTAGAGGCTTTGGCTGCTGTAGGTGCGTCAAGTAGTATCATGTTTCTTATCATGGGCTTTTGTAATGGTTCATGCGCTGGTTTTGCTATACCTGTAGCTCAAGCGTTTGGAGCAAAGGACTACCATAAGATGCGTTGTTATGTTAGCAATGCTATGCGTATTGCTTTGGTATTAGCCATCGTCATTACGTTACTTTCCTGTTTTCTATGTGATAAGATTCTACAAATGGTTAACACGCCAGAAGATATTTTTCATGACGCTTATGTCTTTCTTTTTCTGCAGTTTTGCACTATTCCTTTTACTATTGCCTATAATCTCTTATCTGGTCAGATACGAGCATTAGGTAATTCCAAGCAGCCTTTTTACTTTCTTCTTGCATCCTCTTTCTTAAACATTTTTCTTGATATTGTTTTTATTCTGTTACTTGGAATGGGAGTTGAAGGAGCTGGTATAGCAACTTTTCTCAGCCAGGTTTTTGCGTCATCATTATGTTGGTGGTTTATCAAACGACACATGACAATCCTCGTACCTATTGGTGATGAACGTCAGTTTGATAACAAAAGAATAAGTATTTTGCTGAACAATGGTATTCCTATGGGGCTACAATTCTCAATTACCTCTATTGGTATTATTATGCTGCAAAGTGCAAATAACGCTTTAGGAACAGTTTATGTCGCTTCATTTACTGCAGCTATTCGTATTAAATACCTATTCACCTGTGTACTTGAAAATATAGGTGTAGCCATGGCAACATATTGTGGACAAAACCTTGGTGCAAAGAGACTTCAGCGAATAAAAACTGGTGTGAATGATGCAATGTGGATAATGATGGCTTATTTCGTTCTTACAGTTATGATTATCTATCCTTTTGCAGACGAAATGATGATGATTTTTGTTAATGGAAAAGAGCAGGAAGTAATTGCAAATGCAGCACAATTGATGCGTATTTCAAACTGGTTCTATCCTTCATTGGGAGTCCTCGTCATACTTCGATACAGTATTCAAGGTCTTGGATATAGTAACTTGAGTATGATGAGTGGAGTTATGGAAATGATAGCACGCTGTGGTGTGAGTATTTGGTTAGTACCTGCTTTGGCATGGATAGGTGTTTGTTATGCTGACCCAGTAGCATGGATAATGGCAGATATATTCCTTATTCCAGCCTACATTTGGTTGATTAGAAGACTAAAGAGACAAATTGGATAGTTTTTTAATAGCCTCTTGCATATCTTCAGCAAATCTATTATGTGTCAAGAGAAATTCCTCTCGACCATTAGCTAACAGTTTGTATAGTTCTGAACTCATCCCATCTACATATGAACTGATGGCATATTCGATGTCATCTTTCTGTCGTTCGC
Coding sequences:
- a CDS encoding L-serine ammonia-lyase produces the protein MESLREIFRIGKGPSSSHTMGPQRAAIIFAERHPEASRFEVTLYGSLAATGKGHMTDKAIIDVLKQIAPVEIVWEPSVFLPYHPNGMLFRAYNNSQDLLDEWTVYSVGGGALSEGKATDDYFHKESVYDLHTLKDIQTWCEHHGRGYWEYVKHCEGDDLWDYLREVWKTMQAAVERGLDSEGALPGPLNLARKAPNYYIKARGYKPSLQSRGMVYSYALAVSEENASGGTIVTAPTCGACGVVPAVLYHLSKGHDFSETKILHALATAGLFGNIVKYNASISGAEVGCQGEVGVACAMASAASCQLFGGSPSQIEYAAEMGLEHHLGMTCDPVCGLVQIPCIERNAFAACRALDAQLYASFSDGSHRVSFDRVVEVMKQTGHDIPSLYKETSAGGLAKDYQM
- a CDS encoding DUF2130 domain-containing protein, whose translation is MKELICPNCHKAFTVDEADYASIVNQVKNTEFNEEVNRRIAELHEQHKAEQALATAKTEQTFQHQLSKKELELGAKDAEIERLKSEKESELTRLKSSFSAEIEVLKTQLENIATQKKNEMMIALAEKEQEISKLNSVIEQNDNKLQLVLIEERSKAQKEVQAKDTEISQLRSAVELEKREAQLHEASLIKHHENELRMKQDLVDYYKDLKTKMSTKMVGETLEQHCSIEFDQYIRPMMPTAYFEKDNDASDGTKGDFIFRAEEDGTEYISIMFEMKNEMDTTATKHKNDDFLKKLDDDRKKKGCEFAVLVSLLEADNELYNTGIVNKSHLYPKMYVIRPQFFVPFINLLVQTSKKSLEYKKQLILSQSKEVDVTNFENKIEDFKTKFGRHYEMASKKFNDAIKDIDATIIKLQKVREELLSSENNLRLANKDTDDLTIRRLTHMNPTMKAKFDEARKNNQNITE
- a CDS encoding MATE family efflux transporter, producing MTEGAPSRAILKFAIPLILGYILQQMYLIIDAAIVGRWIGVEALAAVGASSSIMFLIMGFCNGSCAGFAIPVAQAFGAKDYHKMRCYVSNAMRIALVLAIVITLLSCFLCDKILQMVNTPEDIFHDAYVFLFLQFCTIPFTIAYNLLSGQIRALGNSKQPFYFLLASSFLNIFLDIVFILLLGMGVEGAGIATFLSQVFASSLCWWFIKRHMTILVPIGDERQFDNKRISILLNNGIPMGLQFSITSIGIIMLQSANNALGTVYVASFTAAIRIKYLFTCVLENIGVAMATYCGQNLGAKRLQRIKTGVNDAMWIMMAYFVLTVMIIYPFADEMMMIFVNGKEQEVIANAAQLMRISNWFYPSLGVLVILRYSIQGLGYSNLSMMSGVMEMIARCGVSIWLVPALAWIGVCYADPVAWIMADIFLIPAYIWLIRRLKRQIG
- a CDS encoding DIP1984 family protein, whose protein sequence is MKLAEALAIRKDTQKRIEQLKSRILNNVRVQEGDSPSEEPKELMKEMDACLKTLFALIFKINKTNMNTISEGRTITEMMAERDILSMRITSLREIFNKASESQERYSRSEIKMVTTIDIKPLSKKIDDLSKQLRELDMKIQTLNFTTELME
- a CDS encoding DUF4230 domain-containing protein; translation: METRTPDNIMTEQKKNDIKPNKKGLLSRFLSFNKGCLLTFLIIISICVGLFYWFNSSNKISISADQRIDITPTQIQQIQDIGQWEFLAINDEELIDTVSRGFFSDSELVRIYYGTVRLGVDLHQTEPHWLRVENDSVIVAKLPPIGLLDTNFIDEAKSRSFFEKGDWTSADREQLYNRAYKKMLARCMTAENIRIAEKNAKQQFTQFLRSMGYKNIKVEFVTKKQ
- a CDS encoding DUF4230 domain-containing protein is translated as MKHFALLLSIFSLLTVACTDKKSTEEPVAKVIDTIPMLVTQVQQCSRLYTTEYRIHKIITHDDKMKLSGSFMKQDFSVTLPLGDRRIAIPMDATLKAYIDLSGFSDKNIQRQGKELLITLPDPKIVLTSTKINHKEVKEYVALTRHNFTDAELTSYEAQGRKQIIASIPQMGIIEQAQESAARQLVPIFTAMGYKESDITVSFRKKFTLKDLGQVIEVNKKD